In one window of Porites lutea chromosome 8, jaPorLute2.1, whole genome shotgun sequence DNA:
- the LOC140945312 gene encoding uncharacterized protein, translating to MKLAASPVFSVLDSGTKQRFDLSTAPLKTIVSGAIFKQSANTQVSTSQLTSMSPTSLKQKASKDLDISIAMQPLGDVALNITGIHKVTLCKHSKVNRNSTLRGGIHAGLMREIGKVNSDSECISQCCFSKTCDVAFLLLNRCFLISCKNRTLCESVPAKTLKFSPRLIYVQKKEMLPKESSGQTSFESSDYDFQNEITLTSHRSKISTYGISASISAKAGSSTSIPVLTDGKQVRFCETSVIEKNVTLRGGIKSGQFTDQGTVENIQRCIELCCSRGNCSVAFMLLNRCFSVSCYNNTLCTSIPARSLVFQPQLAFIRRDSHSEALPSLQLKKISKLQVSSSTLFSTSELRRKENTSRVVHSQENCRYRNAEKQMTLRGGLNAGSFLETGVVANIEQCVNHCCHATTCDVAFMIMTRCFLVKCYSSRLCESIPVRNVGYLTQIVHMSRDETAVVRDLLARLVKPSSPSFNTRNDLKSSSTSSGKAYENGASSKVIALSAGIPGSETSHERSRPSGMVSGLHLGSVSPTMPPAVPVEGALIESAIEPVNGNKLDIAELIQTKGMSTRRNNTRHTLHKTITPSALKENPTLSSSRWLENGGNVSLKGQKLVPAGALTEDEICQSAVVYYNATMRGGINAGIFKDQGPVQNMRKCIEQCCRWQFCSVAFMLLTRCYTIACYNDHLCDPVPARNVTFTPRIAFISRVRRDQGDFTNILKNISTPSPALLSSTMERSSALFTESRLPLKRDQLTYSISQSTMTSSAKSLLQSSEIYPSPTQLLFSKSYTPKVESRHSCWNSEQKLNVTLRGGLNAGRFKDNGKVENVEQCVDFCCRNDHCDLALMLLENCFTVACHNKYLCDSVPAKTGKYKSRIVYVEKIRFSTPLSTHHSTKSLSLLDAALPAMGGKSEIMTNFISSSGLNSEQLELLLRPSPSTAGDNVAIRSTIYLEKKASSTLSTGKNITISLKHNVKPTMDSSVSHNQQQITPSLSSKYITSTSKVSLLSLPAIGIGTTTPSHHEPFKSMKEEGVNSGQIPGLAKTSKNSSLLSFTHPSSCLNSPISYNVTLRNGIRSGYFRDQGRVEDMDECLHKCCNSVNCNVSFMLKQRCYLVTCYTKKGCETVPARHSLFNPRVAHVQRTNVSQLMSFMDEQQTVRRPRTGISSDRIAPSLTLPVPIKSLSHESKHSLKTRRVSGKKETTRVTHHLKGKKRKVKTNKLEEMFGNLATHRKVEHVMVAPRLNESKAKSPRKNRPNSKQENGPSKVPRVQRFKNKLEKKKNEKLSNKDLEQLFRFMRRKSKKSNRKISDLASFNNTETFAMSSMNQRIKPTFPVKVKNVTSQKSHKIADSKSDSASQLLPDRL from the exons ATGAAGCTTGCAGCATCACCTGTTTTCTCAGTGTTAGATTCTGGTACTAAACAGCGTTTCGATTTAAGCACTGCTCCTCTGAAGACAATCGTTTCGGGTGCAATATTCAAGCAATCCGCTAATACGCAAGTGTCCACGTCTCAATTGACAAGCATGTCTCCAACCTCCttaaaacaaaaagcatcaAAGGATCTGGACATTTCAATAGCAATGCAACCGTTGGGTGACGTGGCTTTGAATATAACTGGAATACACAAAGTAACTTTATGTAAGCATTCGAAAGTGAATCGAAACTCAACATTGAGAGGGGGCATACACGCCGGCCTGATGAGAGAAATAGGAAAAGTGAACAGCGACAGTGAATGCATTAGCCAATGttgcttttcaaaaacttgcgATGTGgcatttttgcttttaaatcGCTGTTTTCTGATCAGTTGTAAGAACAGAACTCTTTGCGAGAGCGTCCCTGCTAAGACTCTTAAGTTCTCACCTAGACTAATTTACGTACAAAAGAAGGAAATGCTTCCCAAAGAAAGCAGTGGTCAGACATCATTCGAATCATCTGACTATGACTTTCAAAACGAAATAACGCTAACAAGTCATCGATCTAAGATATCCACCTACGGCATCTCAGCTAGCATCTCAGCAAAAGCAGGTTCGAGTACATCAATTCCTGTTCTTACGGATGGAAAGCAAGTGCGCTTTTGCGAGACTTCAGTCATTGAGAAAAATGTAACTCTTCGTGGTGGAATTAAGAGTGGACAATTTACAGATCAAGGAACTGTTGAAAATATACAAAGATGTATTGAACTGTGCTGCAGCAGAGGCAATTGCAGCGTCGCGTTTATGCTGTTAAACCGCTGTTTCTCCGTGTCGTGTTACAATAATACTCTGTGCACAAGCATTCCTGCACGTAGTTTAGTTTTTCAGCCTCAGTTGGCCTTTATTAGAAGAGATTCACATTCGGAGGCTTTGCCTTCTCTTCAATTAAAGAAGATCTCGAAATTACAGGTTAGTAGCAGTACATTATTTTCTACGAGTGAActcagaagaaaagaaaacacaagcAGAGTGGTTCATTCCCAAGAAAACTGTCGATATAGAAACGCAGAAAAACAGATGACTTTGCGTGGAGGATTGAACGCAGGCTCATTCTTGGAAACTGGCGTTGTTGCTAATATCGAGCAATGCGTCAATCACTGCTGTCACGCAACTACATGTGACGTGGCCTTTATGATCATGACGAGATGCTTTCTAGTCAAGTGCTATAGCTCCCGCCTTTGTGAAAGTATTCCTGTGCGAAACGTTGGCTACCTGACTCAAATAGTGCACATGTCAAGAGATGAAACCGCAGTGGTACGAGATCTTCTCGCGAGGTTGGTAAAACCATCTTCGCCGAGCTTTAACACCAGAAATGACCTTAAAAGTTCGTCGACATCCTCAGGGAAAGCCTATGAAAATGGTGCCTCTTCAAAGGTAATTGCCCTATCGGCTGGCATCCCTGGAAGTGAGACAAGTCACGAACGTTCAAGGCCCAGCGGTATGGTCTCTGGCCTCCATTTGGGATCTGTGTCTCCAACTATGCCACCCGCTGTACCTGTTGAAGGGGCGTTAATCGAATCAGCCATTGAGCCAGTCAATGGAAACAAACTTGACATTGCTGAATTGATTCAAACGAAAGGTATGTCAACAAGGCGAAACAACACTCGTCATACACTTCATAAAACAATTACGCCATCGGCACTGAAAGAAAATCCAACGTTATCGAGCTCTAGATGGCTTGAAAACGGAGGAAATGTGAGTCTAAAAGGACAGAAATTGGTACCTGCGGGAGCATTAACGGAAGATGAAATATGTCAAAGTGCAGTTGTTTATTACAATGCAACCATGCGTGGAGGAATTAATGCTGGGATTTTCAAGGACCAGGGACCCGTTCAAAATATGCGAAAATGTATTGAACAGTGTTGTCGTTGGCAGTTTTGTAGTGTAGCGTTTATGCTCTTGACTCGATGTTATACCATTGCATGCTACAATGATCATTTGTGCGATCCTGTTCCCGCAAGAAATGTGACTTTCACACCTAGGATTGCTTTCATTTCTCGAGTCAGACGGGATCAAGGTGATTTcaccaatattttgaaaaacatcTCGACACCTTCGCCAGCTCTGCTTAGCAGCACTATGGAACGCTCGAGTGCTTTATTCACAGAGTCAAGGTTGCCTTTGAAAAGGGACCAACTTACTTACAGTATATCTCAGTCTACAATGACTTCATCTGCAAAATCTCTCCTACAGTCTTCAGAGATTTATCCTTCACCGACGCAGTTGCTATTTTCCAAGTCGTATACACCTAAAGTAGAATCGCGTCATAGTTGCTGGAACAGCGAACAGAAACTCAATGTAACACTCCGTGGGGGGTTAAACGCGGGACGCTTTAAGGACAACGGGAAGGTCGAGAATGTGGAACAGTGTGTGGACTTTTGCTGTAGAAATGATCACTGCGATCTTGCCTTGATGTTATTGGAAAACTGTTTCACTGTCGCATGTCACAACAAATACCTCTGTGACAGTGTACCTGCAAAAACGGGCAAATACAAATCAAGAATAGTCTATGTTGAAAAGATTCGTTTTTCAACGCCTTTGTCGACTCATCACTCGACAAAATCCTTATCTCTACTTGACGCTGCTCTCCCAGCTATGGGAGGAAAAAGCGAGATAAtgacaaattttatttcatcgaGTGGATTAAATTCAGAGCAACTTGAGCTTTTGTTGCGTCCTTCACCGTCAACTGCAGGTGACAATGTCGCAATACGAAGTACGATTTATTTAGAAAAGAAAGCGTCCAGCACACTTTCTACTGGTAAAAACATTACTATTAGCCTAAAACACAATGTTAAACCAACAATGGACTCGTCGGTGTCGCACAACCAACAACAAATTACACCGAGCCTGTCGTCGAAATATATAACATCAACTTCTAAAGTAAGCTTGTTGTCTTTACCAGCAATTGGTATTGGCACAACTACTCCAAGTCATCACGAGCCATTTAAATCAATGAAAGAGGAGGGAGTAAATTCGGGGCAAATACCTGGGCTAGCAAAGACTTCAAAGAACTCTTCACTACTCTCTTTCACTCATCCCTCCTCGTGTCTCAATAGCCCGATCTCTTACAATGTTACGCTACGCAACGGTATCCGATCGGGCTATTTCCGAGACCAGGGGAGGGTTGAGGACATGGATGAATGTTTACACAAGTGCTGCAACTCTGTCAACTGCAATGTGTCTTTCATGCTCAAGCAGCGGTGCTATCTCGTCACGTGCTACACCAAAAAAGGATGTGAGACTGTTCCTGCCAGACACAGCCTGTTTAACCCACGAGTTGCACACGTGCAACGAACCAATGTTTCCCAGCTGATGTCATTCATGGACGAGCAACAGACAGTGAGGCGCCCTCGCACGGGCATTTCAAGTGATCGTATTGCACCGTCTTTGACCCTCCCCGTGCCAATTAAATCCCTTAGTCACGAGAGTAAACATAGCTTAAAAACCAGGAGAGTATCGGGTAAAAAGGAAACCACGCGGGTGACGCACCACCTTAAAGGGAAAAAGCgcaaagttaaaacaaacaaacttgaagaaatgtTTGGTAACTTAGCAACACACCGCAAAGTTGAGCACGTGATGGTAGCACCACGGTTAAACGAATCGAAAGCAAAAAGTCCCAGAAAAAATCGTCCGAATTCCAAGCAAGAAAATGGGCCTTCTAAAGTCCCCAGAGTTCAGCGCTTCAAAAACAagctggaaaagaaaaagaatgagAAATTGTCAAACAAGGACTTGGAGCAGCTTTTCCGGTTCATGAGGCGCAAGAGCAAAAAGAGTAATCGTAAGATATCAGACTTGGCTTCATTTAATAACACGGAAACTTTTGCAATGAGCTCGATGAATCAGCGAATAAAACCTACTTTTCCTGTGAAAGTGAAAAATGTAACCTCACAAAAGTCGCATAAAATTGCCGACAGTAAAAGTGATTCTGCGTCTCAA TTGCTTCCGGACAGATTGTGA